A stretch of DNA from Gymnodinialimonas sp. 57CJ19:
TCTCCAGATTGATATCGCGCAACACCTGAACCGAGCCGCCGTAGGTCTTTTCCACGTCCGTGAGTTTTAGACTGGCCATTGCCGTTTCTCCCTATCTTGCGACACGCAGCGCAAGCGCGGGCTGCCACGGTCCGAGGTGTAGTTTTCCGTCCGGCGCGGGGCCGGTCGATCCCAGTTCTTGCCCGATCTGCACCCAATTGCCTGCGGGCGCGTCGATGACGGCAGGCTCTCCCGACAGGTTGATGGCCACAAAGACGGTCTCGTCGCCCTGGGTCCGAGTGAAGTGCAGCACGTCGCCCTGGGCCGTTACATCGGCGTGGGTGCCTTTGCTGAGGGCTTTGTGGGCATGGCGGAAGCCAATGGCGCGGCGGTAGTGGTGCAGGAGCGATCCGGGGTCTTCCTCTTGCGCGGCGACATTTTGGGACAGGTGTTCATGGCTGACGGGCAGCCAAGGCTGGCCCTTTGTAAAGCCGCCGTTCTGGTTAGAGGCCTCCCACACCATCGGGGTGCGGCACCCGTCGCGGCCCTTGAACTCGGGCCAGAACTCGATCCCGTAGGGGTCTTGCAGCGCCTCGAACGGGACGTCGGCCTCGTGCAGGCCCAATTCCTCGCCCTGATACAGGCACAATGACCCGCGCAGGCACATCATTAACGTCGTTAACGCACGCGCCGCGGCAGGCGGCAAATCCCACCGTGTCGTGTGGCGCACCACATCGTGGTTGGAGAACGCAAGGCAGGCCCACCCATCGGGGGCGGCCTTGTCGATCTGCGCCAGAACATCGACAAACCGTGCGGCCGTGGGGCGTTCTTTCGACAGGAATTCAAAGGTGTAGCACATGTGAACCATGTCATCGCCGGCGGTGTATTGGCCCATGATCTCTAGCCCGAACTGCGCATCGCCCACTTCCCCCACGGCCGTGGCGGCGGGGTATTCATCCAACACCGCACGGAACCGCCGTAGAAATTCAAGGTTCTCGGGCTGGTTCTTGGAGTAGAGGTGCAGCTGGTGATTATAGGGGTTCACGCTTGGCGCGATTGTATCGTCGCGCTGATCCTTGGGCAGCGCCGGGTTCGAGCGGAGCTGCTTGTCGTGCACGTAGAAGTTAATCGTATCAAGGCGGAACCCGTCCACGCCCCGATCCAGCCAGAAGCGCACCACATCCAGCAGCGCATCCTGCACCGCAGGTTCGTGGAAGTTCAAATCAGGCTGCGAGACAAGGAAGTTGTGCAGGTAGTATTGCTCGCGCCGGGCGTCCCATTGCCAAGCCGAGCCGCCGAAGATCGACAGCCAGTTATTGGGCGGCGTGCCATCGTCATTGGGGTCCGCCCAGACGTACCAATTGGCGCGGTCGTTGTCGCGGCTGGCCCGGCTTTGCGCGAACCACGGGTGCGCGTCCGAGGTATGCGACAGCACCAGATCAATCATCACTTTCAGGCCAAGGGTGTGGGCGGTTTCGATCAGGACATCGAAATCCGACAACGATCCGAACATCGGGTCCACATCGCAGTAGTCACTGACGTCATAGCCAAAATCCTTCATCGGAGAGGTGAAGAAAGGGCTGATCCAGATCGCATCCACCCCAAGGGACTGGATGTGCGACAGGCGTTGGGTGATCCCGTTAAGGTCACCGATCCCGTCGCCATTGCTGTCTTGATAGCTGCGCGGATAGATCTGATAGATCACCGCGCCGCGCCACCAATCGGCGTCAGGGGCAAGGATTTGTTCAGGGTGCAAGGCTTGGATAGCGGACATTGGCAAGAACTCTGCGCTGGAGGATTTACTTCACGGACCCGGCCAGAAGGCCGCGCACGAGATAGCGTTGCATGGAGAAGAAGACGACGAGCGGGATCGCGATGGAGACAAAAGCCGCCGTCGCAAGGATGCCCCAATCGCCGCCACGAGACCCCAGAAGGTCATCGGCGATTTTAACGGTCATCACCTGCGCGTCTCCGGTGGAGGGCAGGAAGACCTTGGCGACCAGAAGGTCGTTCCACGTCCACAGGAACTGGAAGATCGCGAAGGAGGCCAGCGCCGGGAAGGAGAGCGGCAGGATGATCTTGGTGAAGATCTGGAAATCTGTCGCGCCGTCCACCTTGGCGGACTCGATGATATCGCGGGGCAGACCGACCATGTAGTTGCGGAGCAGATAGACGGCGAGCGGCAAGCCAAAGCCCGTGTGGGCCAGCCAAATCCCCAGGAAAGATTGCCCGATCCCGATTTGGTTATGCAGGTTCAGCAGCGGCACCAGCGCCAATTGCAGCGGCACCACAAGCAGGCCCACGACGCAGGCAATCAGGAAGCCACGCCCCGGAAAATCCATCCACGCCAGCGCGTAGGCTGCGAAAGCTGCAATCAGGATCGGAATGATCGTGGCCGGAATCGTGACGGTCAACGTGTTGATGAAATTTCGGAAAATACCTGTCTCTTCAAACAACAGCTCACCAAAGGTGGCGCCCGAGGCGATTTCTTGGGCGCGTTCTTCCTCGTCCAGTCCGGTCAGGACCTCGGCGTAGTTGCCCAAGGTGAAATCGGGGGGCGTTTCGGCAAGGAAGTAGAGCCTTGGGCCCGCGTCATCAATCGGCTCGGGCGAGGTGTAGACATAGCTGCCATCGGCATTGACCACGACCGTCCCGCCATCGCGGTTCTCAGCGGTTTGGCCGGCGGCAAAGGCCCCCGGCTCTCGGCCCCGAAGGCCGAAAGCGGCAATGGCGTTCGCGCCCGAGGTAAACTGATCGCGCACTTCGCCGGTCTCGAAAA
This window harbors:
- a CDS encoding alpha-glucosidase, which translates into the protein MSAIQALHPEQILAPDADWWRGAVIYQIYPRSYQDSNGDGIGDLNGITQRLSHIQSLGVDAIWISPFFTSPMKDFGYDVSDYCDVDPMFGSLSDFDVLIETAHTLGLKVMIDLVLSHTSDAHPWFAQSRASRDNDRANWYVWADPNDDGTPPNNWLSIFGGSAWQWDARREQYYLHNFLVSQPDLNFHEPAVQDALLDVVRFWLDRGVDGFRLDTINFYVHDKQLRSNPALPKDQRDDTIAPSVNPYNHQLHLYSKNQPENLEFLRRFRAVLDEYPAATAVGEVGDAQFGLEIMGQYTAGDDMVHMCYTFEFLSKERPTAARFVDVLAQIDKAAPDGWACLAFSNHDVVRHTTRWDLPPAAARALTTLMMCLRGSLCLYQGEELGLHEADVPFEALQDPYGIEFWPEFKGRDGCRTPMVWEASNQNGGFTKGQPWLPVSHEHLSQNVAAQEEDPGSLLHHYRRAIGFRHAHKALSKGTHADVTAQGDVLHFTRTQGDETVFVAINLSGEPAVIDAPAGNWVQIGQELGSTGPAPDGKLHLGPWQPALALRVAR
- a CDS encoding carbohydrate ABC transporter permease, translated to MDNIAGQKSGLSIVTNVAVFIIVLLWLIPTVGLFVSSFRDRDQISASGWWEAPFSVELSYRTRADDAPTRDGDLYVVQGNIFETGEVRDQFTSGANAIAAFGLRGREPGAFAAGQTAENRDGGTVVVNADGSYVYTSPEPIDDAGPRLYFLAETPPDFTLGNYAEVLTGLDEEERAQEIASGATFGELLFEETGIFRNFINTLTVTIPATIIPILIAAFAAYALAWMDFPGRGFLIACVVGLLVVPLQLALVPLLNLHNQIGIGQSFLGIWLAHTGFGLPLAVYLLRNYMVGLPRDIIESAKVDGATDFQIFTKIILPLSFPALASFAIFQFLWTWNDLLVAKVFLPSTGDAQVMTVKIADDLLGSRGGDWGILATAAFVSIAIPLVVFFSMQRYLVRGLLAGSVK